The following are encoded together in the Planococcus antarcticus DSM 14505 genome:
- the queE gene encoding 7-carboxy-7-deazaguanine synthase QueE: protein MRIPVMEIFGPTIQGEGMVMGQKTMFVRTAGCDYSCSWCDSKFTWDGTGTSISRQPKEIVEELIQTGGAAFSHVTISGGNPALHKGIGELVELCHQQGWKVAVETQASIWQEWLTEIDDITLSPKPPSSGMKTDYIKLDLFIEKLQSANVSLKVVVFDQDDFTYAERLHLRYPTVPFFLQTGNEDTATTDDTQLVADLLQRYEQLIDYHVQSPIMNDAKVLPQLHTLVWGNKRGV from the coding sequence ATGAGAATTCCTGTAATGGAAATATTCGGTCCGACCATACAAGGTGAGGGCATGGTCATGGGACAAAAAACCATGTTCGTGCGCACAGCGGGATGCGATTATTCCTGTTCCTGGTGCGATTCAAAATTCACCTGGGACGGAACAGGTACCAGCATTTCCAGGCAGCCGAAAGAGATTGTTGAAGAGCTGATTCAAACTGGCGGTGCCGCGTTTTCACACGTTACCATATCAGGCGGCAATCCTGCTCTCCATAAAGGCATCGGCGAATTGGTCGAGCTATGTCATCAGCAAGGCTGGAAAGTTGCCGTTGAAACACAAGCCTCTATCTGGCAGGAATGGCTGACGGAAATCGATGATATTACCTTGTCACCCAAACCACCCAGTTCTGGAATGAAAACGGATTATATCAAACTGGATTTATTTATCGAGAAACTGCAAAGCGCTAACGTTAGTTTAAAGGTTGTAGTTTTTGATCAGGATGACTTTACTTATGCAGAAAGGCTTCACTTGCGCTACCCAACTGTTCCGTTCTTCCTCCAGACGGGAAATGAGGACACAGCAACAACAGACGACACGCAACTGGTTGCTGATTTGTTGCAACGCTATGAACAATTAATCGATTACCATGTACAATCCCCGATCATGAACGACGCCAAGGTATTGCCGCAATTGCATACCTTGGTATGGGGCAATAAACGCGGCGTTTAA
- the queD gene encoding 6-carboxytetrahydropterin synthase QueD produces the protein MMQQFYPTAAHDFQFELNKDLHFSAAHFIPSEDAGKCQVMHGHTYHLNITIGGNELDATGFLIDFKLLKELIHKKYDHSVLNDHPEFKNKFPTTELLAQQVWQSIQQVLEMRSNRPHCLQVIVRETPTSYVVFRPRKGELS, from the coding sequence ATGATGCAGCAATTTTATCCGACAGCCGCTCACGACTTTCAATTCGAGCTCAATAAAGACCTTCATTTTTCCGCAGCGCATTTTATTCCAAGCGAGGATGCAGGGAAATGCCAGGTCATGCACGGCCATACGTACCACCTCAACATCACCATCGGCGGCAATGAACTTGATGCGACCGGTTTTCTAATTGATTTTAAATTATTGAAAGAATTGATTCATAAAAAATATGACCACAGCGTCTTGAACGACCATCCTGAATTTAAAAATAAATTTCCGACTACTGAACTTCTTGCCCAGCAGGTTTGGCAGTCGATTCAGCAAGTCCTCGAAATGAGAAGCAACCGGCCGCATTGCCTACAGGTCATCGTCCGTGAAACGCCGACAAGCTATGTGGTATTCCGTCCGCGCAAGGGGGAGCTGTCATGA
- the queC gene encoding 7-cyano-7-deazaguanine synthase QueC: MKNEKAVVVFSGGQDSTTCLFWAIMNFKEVATVTFDYGQRHSAEIECARKIAEELGVSFKVLDMSLINQLSANALTRDDIAITAEEDGLPSTFVPGRNHLFLSFAAVYADAIGSRHLITGVSQTDFSGYPDCRDTFIRSLNVTLNLAMDKQFIIHTPLMWLDKADVWELSDTLGALDFVQEKTLTCYNGIPSTGCGECPACKLRNEGLARYKSKKMAGAVE; encoded by the coding sequence ATGAAGAATGAAAAAGCAGTCGTCGTTTTCAGTGGCGGACAGGACAGCACCACTTGCCTGTTTTGGGCAATCATGAACTTTAAGGAAGTTGCAACTGTGACTTTTGATTATGGTCAGCGCCATTCGGCTGAAATCGAATGTGCCCGAAAAATTGCCGAAGAACTTGGCGTTTCGTTCAAGGTATTGGATATGAGCTTAATCAACCAATTGTCTGCAAATGCCTTGACGCGGGATGACATTGCAATAACAGCAGAAGAAGACGGATTGCCTTCCACTTTCGTGCCGGGCAGAAACCACCTGTTTCTATCTTTTGCAGCTGTTTACGCAGATGCGATCGGTTCGCGGCATTTAATCACCGGCGTCAGCCAAACGGATTTTAGCGGCTATCCCGATTGTCGCGATACCTTTATCCGCTCATTGAATGTCACATTGAATTTGGCGATGGACAAACAGTTTATCATCCATACCCCATTGATGTGGCTCGATAAAGCCGATGTATGGGAGTTATCCGATACTCTGGGCGCACTTGATTTCGTCCAGGAAAAAACATTAACCTGCTATAACGGCATTCCGAGCACCGGCTGTGGTGAATGCCCTGCCTGCAAATTGCGCAATGAAGGACTTGCCCGCTACAAGTCGAAAAAAATGGCGGGTGCTGTTGAATGA
- a CDS encoding NADP-dependent oxidoreductase has product MKAIVIDNYGGKEQLKERQVEKPEISENQVLVEIHATSINPIDWKLREGYLKDMLPWEFPIILGWDAAGVIAEVGTNIKHFKVGDRVFARPATTRQGTYAEFVPVEENLLAHMPESMTFEEGAAIPLAGLTAYQCLVGFAEVKKGDKVLIHAGAGGVGSMAIQIANSIGAYVATTASDKNDEMVKSLGANRVINYQEEDFSELLENFDAVLDTMGGEILDKSFKVLKKGGKLISIAGEPSAEKAEKHEVKASSFWLDPNGEQLQKLANLFVSGEVKPTIGHVFEFTEQGLKDAHELSETHHARGKIIIKIKS; this is encoded by the coding sequence ATGAAAGCGATAGTCATCGATAACTACGGCGGCAAAGAACAATTAAAAGAAAGACAAGTGGAAAAACCAGAGATTAGTGAAAACCAAGTGTTGGTTGAAATCCATGCCACTTCGATAAATCCAATTGACTGGAAATTGCGTGAAGGATATCTGAAGGACATGCTGCCGTGGGAATTTCCGATTATTTTAGGATGGGATGCAGCAGGTGTAATTGCTGAAGTCGGCACAAACATCAAGCATTTCAAAGTGGGAGACCGGGTATTCGCAAGACCCGCTACCACACGCCAGGGAACATATGCGGAATTTGTTCCAGTGGAAGAGAACCTGCTTGCCCATATGCCGGAAAGCATGACTTTTGAAGAAGGTGCGGCAATTCCGTTGGCTGGACTGACTGCCTATCAATGCCTTGTCGGCTTTGCGGAAGTAAAAAAAGGGGATAAGGTGTTGATTCACGCGGGAGCAGGGGGAGTCGGTAGCATGGCTATTCAAATCGCCAACAGTATCGGAGCCTATGTAGCGACGACGGCTAGTGATAAAAATGATGAAATGGTTAAATCCTTGGGAGCGAACCGGGTGATAAACTACCAAGAAGAGGATTTCAGCGAATTGCTGGAGAATTTCGATGCCGTACTAGACACTATGGGTGGAGAAATTTTGGACAAGAGCTTCAAAGTCCTGAAAAAAGGCGGGAAACTGATTTCAATTGCCGGCGAGCCTTCTGCTGAGAAAGCCGAGAAGCACGAAGTGAAAGCTAGCAGTTTTTGGTTGGATCCGAACGGCGAGCAATTGCAGAAGCTGGCCAATCTATTCGTATCCGGGGAAGTAAAACCTACAATCGGCCATGTTTTTGAATTTACCGAGCAGGGATTGAAGGACGCACATGAGTTGAGTGAAACCCATCATGCCCGTGGAAAAATCATCATCAAAATAAAATCTTAA
- a CDS encoding universal stress protein has protein sequence MTLKYSQILVAVDGSKEAEWAFKKSVGIAKRNNATLNLVNVIDTRSFAAIEAYDRSIADRAQKFAEDLLDEYKKEALASGVEKVNIVVDYGSPKTMISRDLAQKVEADLIICGATGLNAVERFLIGSVSEHIVRSAKCDVLVVRTEESQDDAPTEYYSEDKSGKPENF, from the coding sequence ATGACATTAAAATACAGTCAAATTCTTGTAGCAGTAGACGGTTCCAAAGAAGCAGAGTGGGCATTTAAAAAGTCAGTTGGTATTGCCAAAAGAAACAACGCCACATTAAATTTGGTGAATGTGATCGATACCCGTTCATTCGCAGCAATTGAGGCTTACGACCGTTCGATTGCTGATCGTGCTCAAAAGTTCGCTGAGGACTTGCTGGATGAATACAAAAAAGAAGCCTTAGCTAGCGGTGTTGAAAAAGTCAATATTGTAGTCGATTATGGGTCTCCCAAAACAATGATTTCAAGGGATTTAGCTCAAAAAGTGGAAGCTGACCTAATCATCTGTGGAGCTACAGGATTAAATGCTGTTGAACGTTTCTTAATAGGTAGTGTTTCTGAACACATTGTCCGTTCTGCTAAATGCGATGTGTTGGTCGTACGTACAGAAGAATCTCAAGACGATGCGCCGACAGAATATTATTCAGAAGATAAATCAGGTAAGCCTGAAAACTTTTAA
- the ald gene encoding alanine dehydrogenase: MRIGVPTEVKNNENRVAMTPAGVVNLTLYGHEVVIQSGAGLGSGFTDEDYRAAGAGIVAAAEEAWAQEMVMKVKEPEQEEYHYFRDGLILFTYLHLAPEKELTQALLGAKVTGIAYETVQLPNNSLPLLTPMSEVAGRMSTQIGAQFLEKIHGGAGVLLGGIPGVERGKVCIIGAGVAGTNAAKVAVGMGANVTILDLNPDRLRQLDDQFGQDVQTLMSNPLNIAECVKKADLVIGAVLIPGAKAPKLVTEDMIKSMKPGSVVVDIAIDQGGIFETSDRITTHDEPTYVKHGVVHYAVANMPGAVPRTSTIGLTNVTVPYAVQIASKGFAQAVRDNEVLKKGVNTLDGYVTYQAVAVEQGLEYKSVDEILKRMN, from the coding sequence ATGCGAATTGGCGTACCGACAGAAGTAAAAAATAATGAAAACCGGGTAGCGATGACTCCAGCGGGGGTGGTCAATTTAACGCTTTATGGTCATGAGGTAGTTATTCAATCGGGGGCTGGGCTTGGTTCCGGATTTACGGACGAGGATTACCGGGCTGCTGGAGCAGGAATCGTTGCTGCTGCAGAAGAGGCATGGGCACAGGAAATGGTTATGAAGGTCAAAGAACCTGAGCAGGAGGAATATCATTATTTCCGTGATGGACTGATCTTGTTTACTTATTTACATTTGGCTCCCGAAAAAGAATTGACGCAGGCACTGTTAGGGGCGAAGGTGACGGGTATTGCCTACGAGACGGTGCAATTGCCAAACAATTCTTTGCCGCTACTGACGCCCATGAGCGAAGTGGCAGGCCGGATGTCAACGCAGATTGGGGCACAGTTTCTTGAAAAGATTCACGGGGGCGCGGGTGTTCTGCTTGGCGGTATTCCGGGGGTCGAACGTGGAAAAGTCTGCATTATCGGAGCAGGAGTTGCGGGAACTAATGCTGCAAAAGTTGCGGTCGGGATGGGAGCCAATGTCACAATTTTAGATTTGAATCCGGATCGTCTACGCCAATTAGATGACCAGTTCGGACAGGATGTCCAAACGCTTATGTCCAATCCACTGAATATTGCCGAGTGCGTGAAAAAAGCAGATTTGGTCATTGGGGCAGTGTTAATTCCTGGAGCTAAAGCACCTAAACTGGTGACAGAAGACATGATCAAATCGATGAAACCCGGCTCTGTGGTAGTAGATATCGCTATCGATCAAGGTGGGATTTTTGAGACCAGCGATCGCATCACAACGCACGACGAGCCCACATATGTGAAGCATGGTGTTGTCCATTACGCAGTAGCGAATATGCCCGGTGCTGTTCCGCGGACATCGACTATCGGATTGACCAACGTTACAGTGCCTTATGCGGTACAAATTGCTAGTAAAGGATTTGCCCAGGCAGTTCGTGACAATGAAGTGTTGAAGAAAGGTGTCAATACGCTGGATGGTTATGTCACCTATCAAGCTGTCGCTGTGGAACAGGGACTGGAATACAAATCAGTTGATGAGATCTTAAAACGGATGAATTGA